The sequence GTGCAGCTTCATCGCGTCGGCGCGGATGACGGTGTCGCGCCAGATGTCGGCGCCGTGCGGCGGGGTGGCCTGTTCCACGCCCACCATCGCCTCCCCGCCGAGAAGCCGGTGGATGTGAAGGGCCGTCCGCCTCCCGCTGCCGATCGCTCCCGCCACGGTGCCGTCGTTGGTGGCGAGGTCGCCGACCGCGTAGACGGGCGTTTCGAGGACGCCGATCAGCTTCGTCCCCTCGCGAACCTCGGTTCCCTCCGGGAACACCGACAGATCGGGCGACTGGCCGAGGGCGAGGATGACCCGGTCGCACGGCAGCTCGAAATCGGACCCGGGCACCTCGACGGGGCGCCTCCGGCCGCTCTCGTCCGGTTCGCCCAGCTCCATCCGGCGGCATGTCAGCAGGTAGCGCGTATCGCCCCCGTTCCGCTCCCGCAACGCCACCGGCTGCGTGAGGAGGTTGAAGACGATGCCCTCGGCGAGCGCCTCCTCGATCTCCTCGCGGATCGCCGGCATCTCTTTCCGCGAGCGGCGGTAGACGACCCGCACGTTCCTGGCGCCCAGTCTCAGCGCCGAGCGCGCGGCATCCATGGCGGTGTTGCCGCCGCCGACGACGATCACCTCCTCGCCGTCGACCCTCAGCTCGCCGCGTCGTGCCCGGTCGAGGAAGTCGATCCCCTGGATCACCGCATCGCCGTCGCCGGTACCGAGCCGGAGGCTGCGCAGCTCCTGCAACCCCGTGGCGACGAGGACGGCGTCGTTCTCCCGGGCGATCCCGAGCAGGTCCGACTTGCCGACGCGCCGGCCGGTGACGATTTCGACACCCAGGCCGGTGATCCGCTCCAGCTCGCGGTCGAGCACCGCCTCGGGCAGCCGGAACTCGGGGATGCCGGTGCGCAACAGCCCGCCCGGCTTCGGTCCCGCCTCGTACACCGTCACGCGGTACCCGAACCGCGCGAGCTGGTAAGCCGCCGACAGGCCCGCCGGACCGGACCCGACGATCGCCACTCGCTCGTCCCGGCGCGCGAGAGGCCGGACTTCGACCTTCCCCTCGTCGCCGGCGAGACGCTCGAGCTGGCGGACGTTGACCGCGCCGTCGAGCGCCGACCGGTTGCAGTTGTCCATGCACGGTGCCGGGCAGACGCGGCCGCAGGTGGCCGGAAGAGGGGTCGTCCTGAGCAGGATCTCGAGCGCGGCGTCGATGCGATCGTGCGCCAGCTCCTGGAGGAAGCCCTGGACGTCGTTCCCCGCCGGGCAGACGTGGTTGCAGGGAGGCACGAGGCGCTGCCGCCGGGGCTGCTCTTTGGCCCAGGTCCCCGTCTTGATCCGCGGCAGCTCGCCTCCCGCTCCCTCCACCAGGCTCGGTGCGCGGGGCGTGACCGGCACGGGGCGCGCTCCCCGGGGAGCGGCCGGCGCGGCCTCCCTGGGGGCGTCGGTCTTCCGCAGCTTCTCGAAGGCCTCGCGGGCGGCGTCGACGTTCCCTCCACCGAAGCCGAGGTGGTCGAGCGCGGCGAGGATCCGGTCGAGAGGGATGCCCAGCATCGCCCCGACCGCCCCGGCCAGCGCCGTGTTCACGATCGGGACGCTGCGGGTCCCGAGCCCGTGGTCGCGCGCGATCGCCGTGGCGTCGACGGTGGCGATGCGCTGTCGCGGGAAGGTTTCGGCGAACTTCTCGGGCGGCTCGGGGGTGTTGATCAGGATGTAGCCGCCGGGGGCGAGACCCTGGTCGATCCCGCTCCCCACCAGCGTCGGGTCGAGAACGATGACGTGGTCCGGCTCGTAGATCAGGTTCCGGTTGGTGATCGGCTTGTCGTCGAAACGGCAGAAGGCCTGCACCGGCGCCCCGGACCGCTCGGCCGCGTACAACCCGAACGCCTGGACCGAGTCGCCGCCCAGGAACCTCGCGGTGGCGATGATCTTGGCCAGGGTGACACCCCCTTGGCCTCCCCGTCCGTGGATGCGGATTTCGGTCATCGGACCCTCCGCGCCGGACCCCCGGCGCACCGCGCCGCGATCACAGCGGGCGCCGCCGGGGCGGCGTCGTCCGGAACCAGGGCGGGTCTCGCAGGACGGGAACGAGGCCCGCGTGGGGTGGTGCTCCGGCCCGCCGGAAGCCCGCGCCCGGCGCGGGGTCCGGGACCGGTCACACCGAGGTTACGGGGTTCCCCGCCGCGGGTCAAAGGGGCGCTCTCCGCGTTGCGGAGCGAGCCCCGGCGGGTCTATCGTGCGGGCTTCCGAAGCCGGCCGCCCTCTCGGGGAGCGGCGTCCATCTCGGCAAGAAAGGCGCTGGCCGTGGCCCTCCGTCCGCTCTTCAAGTCGAGCTACAGACTCGTGGGCTACAGTGCCCTTGTCGGCCTCTTCGGGGCCTTCGCCGCCATCGCCTTCAACCTGCTCACCGACCTCGCGCAGCGCCTGCTCCTCGAGGGGATCGCCGGATTCGCCCCCCCGGAGGCGGGCAGCCTGACGCAGCAGGTGGCACTTCCCGGATGGCCGCAGCGCCTGCTGATCCCGGTGGCGACGACGGTCGGCGGTCTGTTGAGCGGACTGATCGTCTACCGGTTCGCGCCCGAGGCGGAGGGACACGGGACCGATGCCGCGATCTCGGCCTACCACCACAGCGGAGCCGAGGTGCGGTCCCGCATTCCGCTGATCAAGGCGGTGACTTCCGCGCTCACCATCGGCTCCGGCGGCGTCGCCGGCCGCGAGGGGCCGACCGCGCAGATCTCCGTCGGGCTCGGGACGATCATGTGCCGGCTGATGAAGGTGCGCGGCCAGGAGCGGCGCTCTTTGATGCTCGCCGGGATGGCGGCGGGTCTCGCCGCCGTGTTCCGCGCGCCGCTCGGGATGGCGATCTTCTCGGTCGAGATCCTCTACTCCGGGATGGCGTTCGAGGCCGAGGCGCTGATCTACACCGTGATCGCCGCGGTCACCTCGTACGCCTGCTACGGCTTCTTCACCGGGTGGGGCCGCCTGTTCACCGTCCCGGAGGGGCTCGTCTTCCAGGATCCGGCGGCACTCCCCGGCTTCCTCCTGCTCGGCGTGGCGGCGGGCGTCGCGGGGGCGCTGCTGCCGAAGCTGCTGTACGGCGTGCGCGATCTGGCCAAGCGGATTCCCGGGCCGCCCCACATCCGCCCCGCGATCGGCGGCCTGTGCGTGGGCCTGATCGGTGTGATCGTGCCCCAGGTGCTCGGGACCGGTTACGGGTGGATCGAGCTGGCGATGGCCGGCACGCTCCCCCTCGGCACTCTGTTGCTCATCCTCCTCCTGAAAGGCCCGGGGATGGCCCTGACGATCGGCTCCGGCGGTTCCGGAGGCGTCTTCGCGCCGACGGTCACCCTCGGTGGGATGCTCGGAGCGGTGCTGGGCCTCGCGGTCGAGCGGATCGTCCCCGGCCACAGCCTTCCCGTGGCCGCCTACGTCGTCGTCGGCATGGCGGCCGTCTTCGCATCGGCCGCGCGGACGCCGATCTCGACGCTGATCATGGTCGCCGAGATGACCGGCGGTTACGGGCTGATCGTGCCCGCGATGCTCGCCAACATCGCTTCCTTCCTCGTCCAGAGGACGCTCACCGCCGGGGC comes from Acidobacteriota bacterium and encodes:
- a CDS encoding FAD-dependent oxidoreductase, encoding MTEIRIHGRGGQGGVTLAKIIATARFLGGDSVQAFGLYAAERSGAPVQAFCRFDDKPITNRNLIYEPDHVIVLDPTLVGSGIDQGLAPGGYILINTPEPPEKFAETFPRQRIATVDATAIARDHGLGTRSVPIVNTALAGAVGAMLGIPLDRILAALDHLGFGGGNVDAAREAFEKLRKTDAPREAAPAAPRGARPVPVTPRAPSLVEGAGGELPRIKTGTWAKEQPRRQRLVPPCNHVCPAGNDVQGFLQELAHDRIDAALEILLRTTPLPATCGRVCPAPCMDNCNRSALDGAVNVRQLERLAGDEGKVEVRPLARRDERVAIVGSGPAGLSAAYQLARFGYRVTVYEAGPKPGGLLRTGIPEFRLPEAVLDRELERITGLGVEIVTGRRVGKSDLLGIARENDAVLVATGLQELRSLRLGTGDGDAVIQGIDFLDRARRGELRVDGEEVIVVGGGNTAMDAARSALRLGARNVRVVYRRSRKEMPAIREEIEEALAEGIVFNLLTQPVALRERNGGDTRYLLTCRRMELGEPDESGRRRPVEVPGSDFELPCDRVILALGQSPDLSVFPEGTEVREGTKLIGVLETPVYAVGDLATNDGTVAGAIGSGRRTALHIHRLLGGEAMVGVEQATPPHGADIWRDTVIRADAMKLHLFERRPPAAGRELSPEERRRTFDEIHAGLPDAGEAKRCLSCGVCNECDMCVTYCPEGVLKRVGHEFHFDYAYCKGCGVCVTECPRNVIFMSQM
- a CDS encoding chloride channel protein, encoding MVRLVDQVPVGDRLVVETAEGLHRRPGPLGRVQPERLDRVAAQEPRGGDDLGQGDTPLASPSVDADFGHRTLRAGPPAHRAAITAGAAGAASSGTRAGLAGRERGPRGVVLRPAGSPRPARGPGPVTPRLRGSPPRVKGALSALRSEPRRVYRAGFRSRPPSRGAASISARKALAVALRPLFKSSYRLVGYSALVGLFGAFAAIAFNLLTDLAQRLLLEGIAGFAPPEAGSLTQQVALPGWPQRLLIPVATTVGGLLSGLIVYRFAPEAEGHGTDAAISAYHHSGAEVRSRIPLIKAVTSALTIGSGGVAGREGPTAQISVGLGTIMCRLMKVRGQERRSLMLAGMAAGLAAVFRAPLGMAIFSVEILYSGMAFEAEALIYTVIAAVTSYACYGFFTGWGRLFTVPEGLVFQDPAALPGFLLLGVAAGVAGALLPKLLYGVRDLAKRIPGPPHIRPAIGGLCVGLIGVIVPQVLGTGYGWIELAMAGTLPLGTLLLILLLKGPGMALTIGSGGSGGVFAPTVTLGGMLGAVLGLAVERIVPGHSLPVAAYVVVGMAAVFASAARTPISTLIMVAEMTGGYGLIVPAMLANIASFLVQRTLTAGAAYPTLYESQVEGREDSPLHRGVIVRRAMEMIDTGSVEPKDIRLPRLVNLMRYGQPIQIAHTGEILDAIRIEPGSLLDGTTVAEGIGTIEGATAVSVLRDSEIVVPRGATRLQAGDTVLVIGKPEAQRAVREAASRPR